A part of Caretta caretta isolate rCarCar2 chromosome 1, rCarCar1.hap1, whole genome shotgun sequence genomic DNA contains:
- the ESD gene encoding S-formylglutathione hydrolase isoform X3, which yields MALKQISSNKCFEGFQKVFEHDSIELKCKMRFGIYLPPKAEIGKCPVLYWLSGLTCTEQNFITKSGFHQAAAEHGLIVVAPDTSPRGCNIEGEDESWDFGTGAGFYVDATEEPWKTNYRMYSYIKDELPKLIKANFPADSERMSIFGHSMGGHGALILALKNPGKYKSVSAFAPICNPVQCPWGKKAFGGYLGSDLMKWEAYDATHLVKSYPDSHLDILIDQGKDDQFLSAGQLLPDNFIAACTERKIPVVFRLQQGYDHSYFFIATFVNDHIRHHAKYLNA from the exons ATGGCACTGAAACAGATTTCCAGCAACAAATGCTTTGAGGGTTTCCAGAAGGTGTTTGAACATGACAG TATAGAGTTAAAATGCAAAATGAGGTTTGGAATCTATTTGCCACCAAAAGCAGAAATTGGGAAGTGTCCTGTGCTGTACTGGCTCTCAG GATTAACTTGCACGGAACAAAACTTTATTACCAAATCTGGTTTTCATCAAGCTGCAGCTGAACATGGCCTCATTGTAGTTGCACCAGATACCAGCCCAC GTGGCTGCAATATTGAAGGAGAAGATGAGAGCTGGGATTTTGGCACAGGTGCTGGTTTTTATGTAGACGCCACTGAAGAACCATGGAAAACCAACTATAGAATGTACTCGTACATAAAGGatgag ctgCCTAAATTAATAAAAGCCAATTTTCCAGCTGACTCAGAAAGGATGTCTATTTTTGGGCACTCAATGGGGGGCCATGGTGCTCTTATCCTTGCTTTGAAGAATCCTGGAAAATACAAA TCTGTATCCGCATTTGCTCCTATCTGCAACCCAGTTCAGTGTCCCTGGGGGAAGAAAGCCTTTGGTGGATATCTGGGATCAGATCTAATGAAATGGGAG GCATATGATGCTACCCATCTTGTGAAGTCTTATCCAGACTCCCATCTCGACATCTTAATTGATCAAGGCAAAGATGACCAGTTCCTTTCAGCAGGGCAGTTACTGCCGGACAACTTCATTGCTGCCTGCACAGAGCGGAAAATCCCTGTAGTCTTTAGATTGCAACAG GGCTACGATCACAGCTACTTCTTCATCGCAACCTTTGTTAATGATCACATCAGACACCATGCAAAATACCTCAATGCTTGA
- the ESD gene encoding S-formylglutathione hydrolase isoform X4, protein MLRAALRAFSGSGSASRQRLRPPACARVEIMALKQISSNKCFEGFQKVFEHDSIELKCKMRFGIYLPPKAEIGKCPVLYWLSGLTCTEQNFITKSGFHQAAAEHGLIVVAPDTSPRGCNIEGEDESWDFGTGAGFYVDATEEPWKTNYRMYSYIKDESVSAFAPICNPVQCPWGKKAFGGYLGSDLMKWEAYDATHLVKSYPDSHLDILIDQGKDDQFLSAGQLLPDNFIAACTERKIPVVFRLQQGYDHSYFFIATFVNDHIRHHAKYLNA, encoded by the exons ttgAGATTATGGCACTGAAACAGATTTCCAGCAACAAATGCTTTGAGGGTTTCCAGAAGGTGTTTGAACATGACAG TATAGAGTTAAAATGCAAAATGAGGTTTGGAATCTATTTGCCACCAAAAGCAGAAATTGGGAAGTGTCCTGTGCTGTACTGGCTCTCAG GATTAACTTGCACGGAACAAAACTTTATTACCAAATCTGGTTTTCATCAAGCTGCAGCTGAACATGGCCTCATTGTAGTTGCACCAGATACCAGCCCAC GTGGCTGCAATATTGAAGGAGAAGATGAGAGCTGGGATTTTGGCACAGGTGCTGGTTTTTATGTAGACGCCACTGAAGAACCATGGAAAACCAACTATAGAATGTACTCGTACATAAAGGatgag TCTGTATCCGCATTTGCTCCTATCTGCAACCCAGTTCAGTGTCCCTGGGGGAAGAAAGCCTTTGGTGGATATCTGGGATCAGATCTAATGAAATGGGAG GCATATGATGCTACCCATCTTGTGAAGTCTTATCCAGACTCCCATCTCGACATCTTAATTGATCAAGGCAAAGATGACCAGTTCCTTTCAGCAGGGCAGTTACTGCCGGACAACTTCATTGCTGCCTGCACAGAGCGGAAAATCCCTGTAGTCTTTAGATTGCAACAG GGCTACGATCACAGCTACTTCTTCATCGCAACCTTTGTTAATGATCACATCAGACACCATGCAAAATACCTCAATGCTTGA
- the ESD gene encoding S-formylglutathione hydrolase isoform X2, with protein sequence MNNKEKVPYFCIKNERSQPVEIMALKQISSNKCFEGFQKVFEHDSIELKCKMRFGIYLPPKAEIGKCPVLYWLSGLTCTEQNFITKSGFHQAAAEHGLIVVAPDTSPRGCNIEGEDESWDFGTGAGFYVDATEEPWKTNYRMYSYIKDELPKLIKANFPADSERMSIFGHSMGGHGALILALKNPGKYKSVSAFAPICNPVQCPWGKKAFGGYLGSDLMKWEAYDATHLVKSYPDSHLDILIDQGKDDQFLSAGQLLPDNFIAACTERKIPVVFRLQQGYDHSYFFIATFVNDHIRHHAKYLNA encoded by the exons GTTCCTTATTTTTGTATAAAGAACGAGAGAAGTCAACCTG ttgAGATTATGGCACTGAAACAGATTTCCAGCAACAAATGCTTTGAGGGTTTCCAGAAGGTGTTTGAACATGACAG TATAGAGTTAAAATGCAAAATGAGGTTTGGAATCTATTTGCCACCAAAAGCAGAAATTGGGAAGTGTCCTGTGCTGTACTGGCTCTCAG GATTAACTTGCACGGAACAAAACTTTATTACCAAATCTGGTTTTCATCAAGCTGCAGCTGAACATGGCCTCATTGTAGTTGCACCAGATACCAGCCCAC GTGGCTGCAATATTGAAGGAGAAGATGAGAGCTGGGATTTTGGCACAGGTGCTGGTTTTTATGTAGACGCCACTGAAGAACCATGGAAAACCAACTATAGAATGTACTCGTACATAAAGGatgag ctgCCTAAATTAATAAAAGCCAATTTTCCAGCTGACTCAGAAAGGATGTCTATTTTTGGGCACTCAATGGGGGGCCATGGTGCTCTTATCCTTGCTTTGAAGAATCCTGGAAAATACAAA TCTGTATCCGCATTTGCTCCTATCTGCAACCCAGTTCAGTGTCCCTGGGGGAAGAAAGCCTTTGGTGGATATCTGGGATCAGATCTAATGAAATGGGAG GCATATGATGCTACCCATCTTGTGAAGTCTTATCCAGACTCCCATCTCGACATCTTAATTGATCAAGGCAAAGATGACCAGTTCCTTTCAGCAGGGCAGTTACTGCCGGACAACTTCATTGCTGCCTGCACAGAGCGGAAAATCCCTGTAGTCTTTAGATTGCAACAG GGCTACGATCACAGCTACTTCTTCATCGCAACCTTTGTTAATGATCACATCAGACACCATGCAAAATACCTCAATGCTTGA
- the ESD gene encoding S-formylglutathione hydrolase isoform X1 — protein sequence MLRAALRAFSGSGSASRQRLRPPACARVEIMALKQISSNKCFEGFQKVFEHDSIELKCKMRFGIYLPPKAEIGKCPVLYWLSGLTCTEQNFITKSGFHQAAAEHGLIVVAPDTSPRGCNIEGEDESWDFGTGAGFYVDATEEPWKTNYRMYSYIKDELPKLIKANFPADSERMSIFGHSMGGHGALILALKNPGKYKSVSAFAPICNPVQCPWGKKAFGGYLGSDLMKWEAYDATHLVKSYPDSHLDILIDQGKDDQFLSAGQLLPDNFIAACTERKIPVVFRLQQGYDHSYFFIATFVNDHIRHHAKYLNA from the exons ttgAGATTATGGCACTGAAACAGATTTCCAGCAACAAATGCTTTGAGGGTTTCCAGAAGGTGTTTGAACATGACAG TATAGAGTTAAAATGCAAAATGAGGTTTGGAATCTATTTGCCACCAAAAGCAGAAATTGGGAAGTGTCCTGTGCTGTACTGGCTCTCAG GATTAACTTGCACGGAACAAAACTTTATTACCAAATCTGGTTTTCATCAAGCTGCAGCTGAACATGGCCTCATTGTAGTTGCACCAGATACCAGCCCAC GTGGCTGCAATATTGAAGGAGAAGATGAGAGCTGGGATTTTGGCACAGGTGCTGGTTTTTATGTAGACGCCACTGAAGAACCATGGAAAACCAACTATAGAATGTACTCGTACATAAAGGatgag ctgCCTAAATTAATAAAAGCCAATTTTCCAGCTGACTCAGAAAGGATGTCTATTTTTGGGCACTCAATGGGGGGCCATGGTGCTCTTATCCTTGCTTTGAAGAATCCTGGAAAATACAAA TCTGTATCCGCATTTGCTCCTATCTGCAACCCAGTTCAGTGTCCCTGGGGGAAGAAAGCCTTTGGTGGATATCTGGGATCAGATCTAATGAAATGGGAG GCATATGATGCTACCCATCTTGTGAAGTCTTATCCAGACTCCCATCTCGACATCTTAATTGATCAAGGCAAAGATGACCAGTTCCTTTCAGCAGGGCAGTTACTGCCGGACAACTTCATTGCTGCCTGCACAGAGCGGAAAATCCCTGTAGTCTTTAGATTGCAACAG GGCTACGATCACAGCTACTTCTTCATCGCAACCTTTGTTAATGATCACATCAGACACCATGCAAAATACCTCAATGCTTGA